A DNA window from Haloferax sp. Atlit-12N contains the following coding sequences:
- a CDS encoding GNAT family N-acetyltransferase produces the protein RLRESESAVGKVERVAVLESARGEGWGRRLMDALEAKARERGFDRLLLHGQTSAEGFYHELGYETTSDVCDEAGIPHVKMEKRL, from the coding sequence CCCGACTGCGTGAGAGCGAATCTGCGGTCGGAAAAGTCGAACGCGTTGCCGTCCTCGAATCCGCCCGTGGAGAAGGATGGGGTCGGCGACTGATGGACGCACTCGAAGCAAAAGCACGTGAACGCGGCTTCGACCGCCTCCTACTTCACGGCCAAACCTCCGCGGAAGGGTTCTACCACGAGTTAGGCTACGAAACGACGAGCGACGTGTGCGACGAGGCTGGCATCCCGCACGTCAAGATGGAAAAGAGACTCTAG